The Silvanigrella paludirubra genome contains a region encoding:
- a CDS encoding zinc ribbon domain-containing protein — MNPSYEIIEQLYRLDIDSGLVTQDQRAAQKELSELAKKSRISEEIIAKTRTDMSFNEAELRRLYKKLDDLEERKAERSARLFAAKNDDDHRSLKRELDHVEREIRDTQRKADDTESRIEHSKSLFQKAEAELSASTSASEGERKKAQEAENNSAGRLNEINKVRDSYLSRLDDRIAQHYIRVAKITRSPNGPICRVVERACGNCRIGLSPQILNNIVRGKSVEFCPNCSHVLLPNATN; from the coding sequence TTGAATCCAAGTTATGAAATCATTGAACAATTATACAGACTCGATATTGACTCAGGACTTGTTACGCAAGATCAAAGAGCAGCTCAAAAAGAACTCTCTGAACTTGCTAAAAAATCCCGCATTAGCGAAGAAATCATTGCAAAAACACGAACTGACATGTCTTTCAATGAAGCGGAACTCCGTCGTTTATATAAAAAATTAGACGATCTTGAAGAACGTAAAGCAGAGCGTTCTGCTCGCCTTTTTGCGGCCAAAAACGATGATGACCACAGAAGTTTAAAACGTGAGTTAGATCATGTTGAGCGCGAAATTCGTGATACGCAAAGGAAAGCAGACGATACAGAAAGCCGTATTGAGCATTCCAAATCTTTATTTCAAAAAGCAGAAGCAGAACTATCCGCATCGACAAGTGCTTCTGAAGGCGAAAGAAAAAAAGCTCAAGAAGCTGAAAATAATTCAGCTGGGCGTTTAAACGAAATTAATAAAGTCCGTGACTCCTATTTATCTCGTCTTGATGACCGTATTGCGCAACATTATATCCGTGTTGCTAAAATCACGCGAAGCCCTAATGGTCCAATTTGTCGCGTTGTTGAAAGAGCATGCGGTAATTGCCGCATTGGTTTATCCCCACAAATTTTAAATAATATTGTGCGCGGTAAATCAGTTGAATTTTGCCCTAATTGCTCACATGTTCTATTGCCAAACGCAACAAATTAA